A single genomic interval of Flavihumibacter rivuli harbors:
- a CDS encoding SusC/RagA family TonB-linked outer membrane protein yields the protein MKNGPLKRVIMSRRLLLLAVMCLLGLASMAQVRITGKVTDAKGNGVAGVTVLIRNTTIGSATDQNGDYGITADLKPGTYQVDFSGIGFKGRSVSVQVAGAGDYKANAQLDADALGLEEVVVTGTSAGTTKKQLGSYISTVKADDLNKGATANVLSALQGKTAGAQIIQNSGDPAGGISVRLRGISSINSSSEPLYIVDGIIVNNATTRVTNTQGNYDGQNFVGSIGTNRMADINPADIERIEVLNGAAAAAIYGSRANAGVVQIFTKRGSTGAPVVSFSTNVMVNQIRHKVPVSNAPTKFGGSPDVFTQDIITATGTPPALPTNTTAVQRYDYNDYIFRTGIGTDNNVSVTGGRDKTKYYVSGSYFYNQGIIKNTDFQRFSFRSNLDQAIGDKLNVALNLNYINSTGNEKPDGNSFYSPMNSINIIGNFHDIWTRDALGNIKAVGERGRVNPVSVIEDIKQKQETNRILAGASLKYKPTKKLSFDYTMGIDNYTQNGKTYIPPFAYNVNTAFFGGGASLDPSLNGYASSASFTFFQINHELNGTFNTDITDNLSSTTQVGYSLQYEKSSYVMAQGRGLPPFVQTVPGAATQLPGADARGELSVSGGYIQQNFKYKNHLFLTGAVRMDGSSVFGPDQRNQVYLKGSASYVISSTDYWEKLGVSDWWDLLKFRVAYGESGNLTGIGPYDRFNGYTGVGYLGRSSFFSSSTLANENMRPERQTELEFGMDLAFFKNRLGLQVNVYNKKVNDLLINRVIAPTTGFSSRLDNFGSLENKGFEVVVNAGLVRKQDFSWDVTAIYNHNRNKAVNIGQALTLLSTNSGAPVAILEGQPIGVFYGTFFAVNENGEQVKNPAGIPQTERGVQNSPLSYTPQRGTNGLPTGAVLRRIIGDPNPDWTGSLVNEFSYKKLGLRVQVDAVQGVDVFNADWRTRQGVGNGKVAEQEHNGEIPRGYIQGVYPIEEWRIDDGSFVKLREVAFSYRVGRVGKVFSNLNLTLSGRNLVSWDNYKGYDPEVNAGGQSTILRGIDFGAVPIPRTYSFGVQAKF from the coding sequence ATGAAAAATGGACCTCTTAAAAGAGTGATCATGTCAAGGCGGCTATTACTGCTGGCTGTGATGTGTTTGCTGGGCCTTGCCTCAATGGCACAGGTTCGAATTACGGGTAAGGTGACTGATGCAAAAGGCAACGGTGTTGCCGGTGTTACCGTACTCATCCGGAATACCACTATTGGTTCCGCAACAGATCAGAATGGCGACTATGGTATTACGGCCGATCTGAAGCCAGGTACTTACCAGGTCGATTTTTCGGGTATTGGTTTCAAGGGGCGTTCTGTATCAGTACAGGTTGCCGGTGCAGGTGATTATAAAGCGAACGCCCAGCTGGATGCAGATGCCCTTGGCCTGGAAGAAGTGGTGGTGACAGGTACTTCAGCCGGTACTACCAAAAAGCAATTGGGTAGCTATATCAGCACTGTTAAGGCCGATGACCTGAACAAAGGCGCCACCGCTAACGTTCTATCGGCCTTGCAGGGTAAAACAGCCGGAGCCCAGATCATCCAGAACTCAGGTGATCCTGCCGGTGGTATTTCCGTACGCCTCCGTGGTATCAGTTCCATCAACAGTTCTTCTGAACCGCTTTATATCGTTGACGGTATCATCGTGAACAACGCAACTACCAGGGTAACGAATACACAGGGTAACTATGATGGCCAGAACTTTGTTGGTTCCATTGGTACCAACCGTATGGCTGATATCAACCCTGCCGACATTGAAAGGATCGAGGTGTTGAATGGTGCGGCAGCTGCTGCCATTTATGGTTCCCGCGCCAATGCCGGTGTGGTTCAGATCTTCACCAAGCGGGGTAGTACTGGTGCTCCTGTAGTGAGCTTCTCCACTAATGTCATGGTAAACCAAATCCGTCATAAGGTTCCTGTAAGTAATGCCCCCACTAAATTCGGTGGCTCACCTGATGTATTTACCCAGGACATCATTACCGCAACAGGTACTCCTCCGGCACTGCCCACCAATACTACAGCGGTACAGCGTTATGACTATAACGACTATATCTTCCGCACTGGAATAGGTACCGATAACAACGTTTCGGTTACTGGTGGCCGTGATAAGACCAAATATTATGTTTCAGGTTCCTATTTCTACAACCAGGGTATCATCAAGAATACCGATTTCCAGCGTTTCAGCTTCCGTTCCAACCTAGACCAGGCGATCGGTGATAAGCTGAATGTGGCCCTTAACCTGAATTATATCAACAGCACCGGAAATGAAAAGCCGGATGGTAACTCATTCTACTCACCTATGAACTCCATCAATATCATTGGTAACTTCCATGATATCTGGACCCGCGACGCCCTTGGTAACATCAAGGCTGTTGGTGAAAGGGGCAGGGTGAACCCTGTTTCTGTAATTGAGGACATCAAGCAAAAGCAAGAGACCAATCGTATACTGGCCGGCGCTTCACTGAAGTACAAGCCTACCAAGAAGCTGAGCTTCGATTATACCATGGGTATCGACAACTATACACAGAATGGTAAGACCTATATCCCGCCATTTGCGTATAACGTGAATACCGCGTTCTTTGGAGGTGGTGCAAGCCTTGATCCTTCCCTGAATGGTTACGCCAGTTCTGCCAGTTTCACGTTCTTCCAGATCAACCATGAACTCAATGGTACTTTTAATACGGATATCACCGACAACCTGAGTTCCACTACCCAGGTGGGCTACTCCCTGCAGTATGAGAAGAGCAGCTATGTAATGGCCCAGGGCCGTGGTTTGCCTCCCTTCGTTCAAACGGTTCCAGGTGCTGCTACCCAGCTTCCCGGAGCGGATGCAAGGGGTGAACTGTCTGTTTCCGGTGGTTATATCCAGCAGAATTTCAAATACAAGAACCACCTCTTCCTTACCGGTGCGGTTAGGATGGACGGATCTTCCGTGTTTGGACCAGACCAGCGCAACCAGGTTTACCTGAAAGGTAGTGCCAGCTATGTGATCTCCTCAACTGACTATTGGGAGAAGCTGGGTGTGAGTGATTGGTGGGACCTGTTGAAGTTCAGGGTGGCCTATGGTGAGTCAGGAAACCTTACAGGTATTGGACCCTATGATCGATTCAATGGTTATACCGGTGTTGGTTACCTTGGCCGTTCTTCCTTTTTCTCATCTTCCACGCTGGCCAATGAGAACATGAGGCCGGAACGCCAGACCGAATTGGAATTTGGTATGGACCTCGCCTTCTTCAAGAACAGGCTGGGTTTGCAGGTGAACGTATACAACAAGAAGGTAAACGACCTGCTGATCAACAGGGTGATTGCCCCCACCACTGGTTTCTCCAGCCGCCTGGACAATTTCGGATCCCTGGAGAACAAGGGTTTTGAAGTGGTTGTGAATGCCGGCCTGGTGCGCAAGCAGGATTTCAGCTGGGATGTAACCGCTATCTATAACCATAACCGCAACAAGGCTGTAAACATTGGCCAGGCATTAACGCTGTTGAGCACCAATAGTGGTGCGCCAGTAGCTATCCTGGAGGGGCAGCCCATCGGTGTGTTCTATGGAACATTCTTTGCGGTGAATGAAAATGGCGAACAGGTGAAGAATCCTGCAGGTATTCCCCAAACTGAAAGGGGTGTGCAGAATTCCCCGCTTTCCTATACCCCGCAGCGTGGTACCAACGGATTGCCAACCGGTGCTGTACTGAGAAGGATTATCGGTGACCCCAATCCCGATTGGACCGGTTCACTGGTGAACGAGTTTTCTTACAAGAAGCTTGGATTGCGTGTACAGGTTGATGCCGTACAGGGAGTTGATGTATTCAATGCCGACTGGAGGACTCGACAGGGTGTAGGTAATGGTAAGGTCGCTGAACAGGAGCATAATGGTGAGATTCCCCGTGGATATATCCAGGGTGTATACCCCATCGAAGAATGGAGAATTGACGATGGATCTTTCGTAAAGCTTCGTGAAGTGGCTTTCTCCTACAGGGTTGGTCGCGTTGGAAAAGTGTTCAGCAACCTGAACCTGACCCTGAGTGGCCGTAACCTGGTCTCCTGGGATAACTATAAGGGTTATGATCCTGAAGTTAATGCCGGTGGACAGAGCACCATCCTTAGGGGTATTGATTTCGGCGCCGTACCTATTCCAAGAACCTACAGCTTTGGTGTACAGGCTAAATTCTAA
- a CDS encoding RagB/SusD family nutrient uptake outer membrane protein, which translates to MKSNIIKYTTILTLAVVAMATTSCKKDFTDPSRPSEEQVFSSPAGLTGVCVGLQRTYSLSRASSLYNLVTTTGLVTRELRLLNAGNLPEDQLNRGGTAVDGTNTMLAGLWTTSNKIIYDADKVIENANNLSDKGYAAGLIGYASIFKALSIGAMSMYWTDVPEGNGVNVGFVTRAQGFDLAIATIDNALAAIAANTPPANFNSSIPAGLDIVNTLQALKARFSLFNGKYDQALAAANLVDLTKRSTMNFEAANPNPIFDVHTSNFNVCQPLDSTMGLPVGLAPDLADKRVPFYMILSGSSAARFKINGFAQLANSAYPIYLPGEMTLIKAEALARKTSPDLDGALVELNKVVTKKASGDPFGVGADLPAIAGPLTADQLLQEIYRNRCVELYMSGLKLEDMRRFGRPNTERSRNFMPYPFRERDNNPNTPADPAF; encoded by the coding sequence ATGAAAAGCAATATCATAAAATATACTACCATACTTACCCTGGCAGTTGTGGCAATGGCCACAACTTCCTGTAAGAAGGATTTCACTGACCCTTCCCGGCCTTCCGAAGAACAGGTGTTCAGCAGTCCCGCCGGCCTGACCGGTGTTTGTGTCGGATTGCAGAGGACCTATTCCCTCAGCAGGGCAAGTTCATTGTACAACCTTGTTACCACCACAGGTTTGGTGACCAGGGAATTGAGGCTGTTGAATGCGGGTAACCTCCCTGAAGACCAATTGAACAGGGGTGGTACCGCAGTAGATGGAACCAATACCATGCTGGCAGGTCTCTGGACGACCAGCAATAAGATCATCTACGATGCTGATAAAGTGATCGAGAACGCAAACAATCTGAGTGATAAAGGATATGCAGCCGGATTGATCGGCTATGCATCCATCTTCAAGGCACTTTCCATCGGGGCAATGTCAATGTACTGGACCGATGTTCCGGAAGGAAATGGCGTTAATGTAGGATTTGTTACAAGGGCACAGGGTTTTGACCTGGCCATTGCAACCATCGATAACGCACTTGCCGCTATAGCCGCTAATACACCTCCTGCCAACTTCAATAGCAGTATCCCGGCCGGACTTGATATCGTAAATACCCTGCAGGCCTTAAAGGCACGTTTTTCCCTGTTCAATGGGAAGTATGACCAGGCATTGGCTGCTGCTAACCTGGTTGACCTGACCAAGCGGTCAACCATGAATTTTGAGGCAGCAAACCCCAATCCGATCTTCGATGTACACACGTCCAACTTCAACGTTTGCCAGCCCCTGGATTCAACCATGGGTTTGCCTGTTGGACTGGCTCCTGACCTGGCCGACAAGCGGGTGCCATTTTATATGATCTTGAGTGGTTCAAGCGCAGCCCGTTTCAAGATCAATGGATTCGCCCAATTGGCCAATTCAGCCTATCCCATTTACCTGCCGGGTGAAATGACCCTCATCAAGGCGGAAGCACTTGCCCGTAAAACAAGCCCGGACCTGGATGGTGCATTAGTTGAATTGAACAAGGTGGTGACCAAGAAGGCCAGTGGTGACCCGTTTGGGGTGGGGGCTGACCTTCCGGCAATTGCGGGACCATTGACCGCTGACCAATTGTTGCAGGAGATCTACCGCAACCGTTGCGTTGAATTGTATATGAGTGGATTGAAGCTCGAGGATATGCGTCGCTTTGGTCGCCCCAATACGGAGCGCAGCCGCAACTTCATGCCTTATCCATTCAGGGAAAGGGATAACAATCCCAATACCCCTGCGGACCCCGCATTCTAA
- the bioA gene encoding adenosylmethionine--8-amino-7-oxononanoate transaminase, which produces MNWLSKDRNCIWHPFTPQKDMDDPIFIERGEGVWLIDEKGNRYLDAISSWWVNLHGHAHPYIAKALFQQASKLEHIIFAGFTHAPAIRLAEALLSILPKRLSRVFYSDNGSTSTEVAMKMAIQYWWNKEGRESNGRKKLLAFRNSYHGDTFGAMSVSDRSVFTLAFHDLLFEVVFIDTPEEGNIESLEAIIDREGDGIAAFIYEPLVQGAGGIRMYEAKWLERLIRKARSKSIICIADEVMTGFGRTGKLFASEYMEEQPDIICLSKGLTGGVMPLGVTACADFIYQAYVTDDRLKTFFHGHSFTANPLACTAALASLELLKEEAAIQGIRRITESNIRFLTRLQAMATNNEAPIKNPRALGTILAFEISSGKDEYLNKVSPVVTRMAMEKGIYIRPLGNTVYLMPPYCISDRELALLEECICEILMKF; this is translated from the coding sequence ATGAACTGGTTATCAAAGGACAGAAATTGTATTTGGCATCCTTTTACCCCCCAAAAGGATATGGACGATCCAATTTTCATTGAACGTGGGGAGGGTGTCTGGTTGATCGATGAGAAGGGCAACAGGTATCTTGATGCGATCAGCAGTTGGTGGGTCAACCTTCATGGCCACGCCCATCCCTATATTGCCAAAGCGCTATTCCAGCAGGCCAGCAAGCTTGAACATATCATTTTTGCCGGGTTTACCCATGCGCCGGCTATCCGCCTTGCGGAGGCGCTGCTCTCCATCCTCCCCAAAAGGTTATCAAGGGTCTTCTATTCGGACAATGGTTCCACCTCAACAGAAGTAGCCATGAAAATGGCTATCCAGTACTGGTGGAATAAGGAAGGAAGGGAAAGCAATGGCAGGAAGAAACTGCTTGCCTTTCGCAACTCCTATCATGGTGACACTTTCGGGGCCATGAGCGTAAGTGACCGGAGTGTTTTCACACTGGCCTTCCATGACCTGCTTTTTGAAGTGGTCTTTATAGATACACCTGAGGAGGGCAATATCGAATCCCTCGAGGCCATCATTGACCGGGAGGGTGATGGTATAGCAGCATTCATTTATGAACCACTGGTCCAGGGAGCAGGGGGCATCAGGATGTATGAGGCCAAATGGTTGGAAAGACTGATCCGGAAAGCAAGGTCGAAATCCATCATCTGTATTGCCGATGAGGTAATGACCGGCTTTGGCAGGACAGGTAAATTGTTTGCCAGTGAATACATGGAAGAACAACCCGATATCATCTGTTTATCAAAAGGACTGACAGGTGGCGTAATGCCCCTGGGCGTTACTGCCTGTGCCGATTTCATCTACCAGGCATACGTAACCGATGACCGGTTGAAAACCTTTTTCCATGGACATTCTTTCACTGCCAATCCATTGGCCTGCACGGCCGCATTGGCCAGTCTTGAACTTTTGAAGGAAGAAGCAGCTATCCAGGGTATCAGGAGGATAACGGAAAGCAACATACGATTCCTCACCCGTTTGCAGGCAATGGCCACCAATAATGAAGCCCCGATCAAAAACCCAAGGGCACTAGGTACCATCCTGGCTTTCGAGATCAGTTCCGGCAAGGATGAGTACCTTAATAAGGTCAGCCCTGTTGTTACGCGGATGGCCATGGAAAAAGGCATCTATATCAGACCACTTGGCAATACGGTATACCTGATGCCGCCCTACTGTATTAGTGATAGGGAATTAGCCTTGCTGGAAGAATGCATTTGTGAAATACTCATGAAGTTTTAA
- a CDS encoding RNA polymerase sigma factor → MTNERQLVKDCLKGKPAAQKALYEQFAAQMLGVCYRYTKSMADAEDVLQEGMVKVFTYLHQYRGDGDLGAWVRRIMVTTAINYLKKNSRYQYDLSFSADNQAYLHPVSQENPELKLNAKELADMIRQLPPGYQTIFNLHAVEGYTHVEISAMLGIHEGTSRSQYLRARNLLVSWIKKENESIESNKLAHYARS, encoded by the coding sequence ATGACCAACGAACGCCAACTGGTGAAAGATTGTCTCAAGGGGAAACCTGCAGCGCAAAAAGCGCTGTACGAGCAGTTCGCTGCCCAGATGTTGGGAGTATGTTACCGCTATACCAAGTCCATGGCAGATGCTGAGGATGTGTTGCAGGAGGGAATGGTGAAGGTCTTTACCTATCTCCACCAATACAGGGGAGATGGCGACCTGGGAGCCTGGGTCCGGAGGATCATGGTTACCACCGCCATCAATTACCTGAAGAAGAATAGCCGGTACCAATACGACCTTTCCTTTTCCGCAGACAACCAGGCATACCTTCACCCGGTTTCGCAGGAGAATCCTGAGTTGAAACTCAATGCGAAAGAATTGGCTGATATGATCCGCCAATTACCCCCAGGTTACCAAACCATCTTCAACCTCCATGCTGTGGAAGGCTACACCCATGTTGAGATCAGTGCCATGCTGGGTATCCATGAGGGAACTTCCCGTTCCCAGTACCTGCGTGCGCGTAACTTACTGGTTAGCTGGATAAAAAAAGAAAATGAGTCAATTGAATCAAATAAATTAGCCCACTATGCCCGGTCATGA
- a CDS encoding outer membrane beta-barrel protein, protein MPGHDFEKAVQERSRELRIEPSPAVWEAVSHQLEQKRRRRGLGWLFFGMVLLLGTGGVWWWMNGNKTVDGQISLGQGIQGALGKSLNEAKKGTGVSVAPVGAETPSLESGTARSSSPTIKVNPLLQGSNAIPAKAQSNNTGRSPLLVKSQAVAKAAQDEKENTRTNTSLHDVPDLSSVSSTTGEQDLGRGVEGQQAYRQPGKKGSGAAPVQVLTGTGKGDQLASGANPPIPGHNQYNGSLPNSQKGLVIGQVNDRPSGETRNAEAWDKDYSIAIGLPTAAVEAKIDKGGMKEMSSYLNEPASKQNDKKATSSKWQPSIRLAIGGTALQEGVLEQYSSMANEYLNPAFVPGVLAGIQRRPSEVKVGPSIQLGAGLERKLGKKTGIAVGIQYAYVSNKISIGNKVDSSLLLFNQRQQQVMVANAYYGAGDNGKDHYNRYHFIQLPVDFYWNFDRKQRWSWSTGFSLGYLVGADALQYNYQGGIYYNDNSNLKKFQAGIQTAVTYKLFDSKGLNLAVGPTGQYILTSMDKSNVHKHFLFIGLGAKLNWNRK, encoded by the coding sequence ATGCCCGGTCATGATTTTGAAAAAGCCGTTCAGGAACGATCCCGGGAATTGAGGATCGAACCATCCCCCGCCGTGTGGGAGGCTGTTTCGCATCAGCTGGAACAAAAACGCCGAAGGAGGGGCCTGGGATGGCTTTTCTTCGGGATGGTCCTGCTGTTGGGAACAGGAGGGGTTTGGTGGTGGATGAATGGGAACAAGACTGTTGATGGACAAATTAGCCTTGGACAGGGAATCCAGGGTGCCCTGGGCAAGAGCTTAAATGAAGCGAAGAAGGGTACTGGGGTAAGTGTTGCCCCTGTTGGTGCGGAAACCCCTTCCCTGGAATCAGGCACAGCCAGGTCTTCTTCACCAACTATCAAGGTTAACCCCCTTCTTCAGGGTTCGAATGCAATACCCGCAAAAGCACAATCCAATAATACTGGGAGAAGTCCTTTATTAGTAAAGTCCCAAGCTGTTGCCAAGGCTGCTCAGGATGAAAAAGAAAATACCCGTACCAACACATCTCTGCACGACGTTCCGGATTTATCTTCTGTAAGCAGTACTACTGGTGAACAGGATTTGGGCAGGGGAGTTGAAGGTCAGCAAGCTTACCGCCAGCCTGGAAAGAAAGGTAGCGGCGCTGCACCGGTTCAGGTTCTTACTGGAACAGGTAAAGGCGATCAGCTTGCATCGGGGGCCAATCCACCAATACCTGGCCATAATCAATATAACGGTTCCCTTCCCAATAGCCAGAAGGGACTGGTGATTGGTCAGGTTAATGACCGTCCTTCAGGGGAAACAAGAAATGCTGAAGCATGGGATAAGGATTACAGTATCGCCATAGGTTTGCCTACAGCCGCTGTAGAAGCAAAGATCGATAAGGGGGGAATGAAGGAAATGTCCAGCTACCTTAATGAGCCGGCAAGCAAGCAAAATGACAAAAAGGCCACTTCCAGTAAATGGCAACCCTCCATCCGCCTTGCAATTGGCGGAACTGCATTGCAGGAAGGTGTTTTGGAGCAGTACAGTTCCATGGCCAATGAGTACCTGAATCCTGCTTTCGTGCCAGGTGTCCTTGCCGGAATCCAGCGCAGGCCCTCTGAAGTTAAAGTGGGTCCTTCCATTCAGTTGGGAGCCGGTCTGGAACGAAAACTTGGAAAGAAGACCGGGATAGCAGTAGGCATACAATATGCCTATGTTTCCAATAAAATAAGCATTGGTAACAAGGTAGACAGTTCCCTTTTGCTGTTTAACCAACGCCAGCAACAGGTTATGGTTGCCAATGCCTATTATGGTGCCGGTGACAATGGGAAGGACCATTATAACCGCTATCACTTCATCCAATTGCCGGTTGATTTCTATTGGAACTTCGACAGGAAACAAAGGTGGTCATGGAGTACGGGTTTTTCTTTGGGATACCTGGTTGGAGCGGATGCCCTCCAATACAATTACCAGGGCGGTATCTATTATAATGACAATAGCAACCTGAAAAAATTCCAGGCGGGTATACAGACGGCAGTTACCTATAAACTGTTCGATTCCAAAGGCCTCAACCTTGCGGTTGGTCCCACTGGCCAGTATATCCTTACCTCAATGGATAAGTCCAATGTGCACAAGCATTTCCTATTTATTGGATTGGGTGCCAAATTGAACTGGAACAGGAAATAA
- a CDS encoding LVIVD repeat-containing protein, translated as MRPIRKLLLWVVVSPFLVLSSCMKDKITRTYQIAVPVIADKSAVLASIKASPSVMPSNTGKIFVYGRYIFMNEPGKGVHMIDNLNPATPKFRAFIPVPGNYDIAVKGNILYADMHTDLLAIDITDPLMPELKKVVADVFPDRRYQMGYFVDTNKVIVGWNVKDTTVKVGDELNAIPGWGCVNCLMELGGNSNVRSATGQAGSMSRMVIVNDHLYSVSNSYLSVHDISQAADPVKQNGMYWGGDLETLFPFKDKLFIGSASGLLIADISNPVQPTMTGVFAHARACDPVVTDGEKAYVTLRSGNFCAGTIDQLDIVDVKNVNAPFLIKTYPMFNPHGLGLKGNFLYLCDGDDGLKVYDVTQSNAIRLVEQLKMEDAYDVIIQDNLLLLVAGKGLYQYQLLADGRLKLISVFTIHS; from the coding sequence ATGAGACCGATCCGCAAATTGCTTTTATGGGTCGTGGTGAGCCCATTCCTGGTATTGTCTTCATGTATGAAAGACAAGATTACAAGGACCTACCAGATTGCAGTTCCTGTAATAGCCGATAAATCGGCAGTGCTGGCCAGCATCAAGGCTTCGCCTTCGGTCATGCCCTCCAACACGGGAAAGATCTTCGTTTACGGCCGCTATATCTTCATGAATGAACCCGGTAAAGGAGTTCATATGATCGATAACCTGAACCCGGCAACCCCAAAGTTCCGCGCTTTCATTCCTGTTCCCGGTAACTATGACATTGCAGTCAAGGGGAATATTTTGTATGCCGATATGCACACCGACCTGCTGGCTATAGATATCACTGACCCTTTAATGCCCGAATTAAAAAAAGTAGTGGCCGATGTTTTCCCTGACCGCAGGTACCAAATGGGTTATTTTGTTGATACCAACAAGGTTATTGTTGGGTGGAATGTTAAGGATACTACGGTAAAGGTTGGGGATGAACTGAATGCCATTCCGGGATGGGGCTGCGTAAACTGTTTAATGGAATTGGGAGGGAATTCAAATGTCAGGTCTGCTACTGGCCAGGCTGGTTCCATGTCAAGGATGGTCATAGTAAATGATCACTTGTATTCCGTAAGCAATTCCTATTTGTCCGTACATGACATCAGCCAGGCTGCTGACCCGGTGAAGCAGAATGGTATGTATTGGGGAGGGGACCTGGAAACACTCTTCCCCTTCAAGGATAAGCTATTCATAGGTTCAGCGAGTGGGCTGCTGATCGCAGATATTTCCAATCCGGTACAGCCCACTATGACTGGGGTATTTGCGCATGCCCGTGCCTGTGACCCGGTGGTGACCGACGGGGAGAAGGCTTATGTGACCCTTAGGAGCGGGAATTTTTGTGCCGGAACGATCGATCAGTTAGATATTGTTGATGTAAAGAATGTGAATGCTCCCTTCCTGATCAAGACCTATCCCATGTTCAACCCGCATGGCCTGGGCCTGAAAGGAAACTTCCTGTACCTCTGCGACGGGGATGATGGGTTGAAAGTGTATGATGTGACCCAATCCAATGCCATCAGGTTGGTTGAGCAGTTGAAAATGGAAGATGCGTATGATGTGATCATCCAGGATAACCTGTTGTTGTTGGTGGCAGGAAAAGGACTATACCAATACCAGCTCCTTGCAGATGGCAGGTTGAAATTAATAAGTGTGTTCACTATTCATTCCTAA